The genomic segment TGCTGACAAGTGCGACATCTTCGTGTCGGCCACCGGCAACAAGAATGTGATCCGTTACGAGCACATGGCCGCCATGAAAGACGAAGCCATTGTTTGCAACATCGGTCACTTCGACAACGAAATCGACGTCGCTTCTCTGGAAAAGTTGCAGTGGGACGAGATCAAGCCCCAGGTCGATCACGTCATCTTCCCCGATGGCAAGAAGATCACCTTGCTGGCCAAAGGCCGTTTGGTGAACCTGGGCTGCGCCACCGGCCACCCCAGCTTCGTGATGTCGTCGTCGTTTGCCAACCAGACCATCGCCCAGATCGAGCTGTTCACCAAGCAAGACCAGTACGAGTCCGGCAAGGTCTATGTGCTGCCCAAGCACCTCGACGAGAAAGTGGCCCGCCTGCACCTGAAGAAAGTTGGCGCGATGCTGTCCGAATTGAGCGAAGAGCAAGCTGCTTACATCGGCGTGTCCAAGAACGGTCCTTACAAGGCCGACACTTACCGTTATTGATGGACTGCCCTGCCCGCGCAGGCGGGTAGGCATGATGTCGATTGTTGCGAGTGGATTCCCGCCTGCGCGGGAATGACTTCTCGCGGATTGACCACGGTGTGGGCTGGCCCGCATCGCTTACCCCCCTTGTTCCATTGATTGTTTGGCTGACCCCACCCCATGCGCATTGATCAACTCCTCGTCGAACGTGGCTTGGCCGCCTCTCGTTCACAAGCCCAGCGACTGATCGCTGGGGGCGTGAAGTGGCAGCAGCCTGACGGCGTTTGGCGCACCGTCGTCAAAAACCGCGACGAGGTGCCCGAGAGCGCAGCCCTGGAGTTGCTCGACGATGCCGAGTCGCGCTACGTCTCTCGCGGCGGCCTCAAGCTCGAAGGCGCTTTGCAGGCCACGGGCGTTCGGGTCGACGGCTTGCGCTGCCTGGACGTGGGTCAAAGCACGGGGGGATTCACCGACTGTTTGCTGCAGCACGGCGCGGCCGAGGTGGTGGGCATTGATGTGGGTCATGCCCAGGTGCATCCGCGCATCATGGGCGACGAGCGTGTGGTCTGCATCGAAGGCGTGAACGCCCGCGAGCTGGAGCCTGGCGACGAGCGCATTCCTGAGGCATTGGAAGGCTTTGACTTGGTGGTGGGCGATGTGTCGTTCATCTCGCTCACTTTGGTCTTGCCGGGAGTGGTGCATTTGCTCAAGCCCACAGGCCAGTTGCTCATGCTGGTCAAGCCCCAGTTTGAGCTGCAACCGGGGCAAGTGGGCAAGGGCGGCATCGTGAAAGACGACACGCATTTCCCCTTCATCGAAAACCGGGTGCGCACGGCACTGACCGAATTGGGCATGAAGGTCACGGCCTGGCTGGACAGCCCGATTGCGGGGGGGGACGGCAACCATGAATTTTTTGTGCAGGCTTGCTGGCCTGACCCTGAGGCGGTGTTGCCTGCTCGCGAGGCCACGCGCATCGCGCACGAGGCCGATCGGGCTGCCAAGGCCTATGCCAAGGCCAACGACGATTGAATTTTGGAAGGTGTTGTGATGTCTGGTTTGAAGTTGCCCATCAGTCTGGAGTTTTTTCCACCCAAAACGCCCGAGGGCGCGGATAAATTACGCGGGGTGCGCGAAAAGCTGTACGCCCTCAAGCCTGAGTTTTGTTCGGTCACTTACGGCGCGGGCGGCTCGACGCAAGAGGGCACATTTTCCACCGTGAGCGCCATCCTGAGCGAAGGCGTAGCGGCCGCTTCTCACTTCTCGTGCATCGGTGCGACCAAGTCTTCGGTGCGCGAAGAGCTGGCCACGCTCAAGGCCATGGGCGTCAAGCGCCTGGTTGCTCTGCGCGGTGACTTGCCCAGTGGCTACGGCGCTGGCGGCGAGTTCCATTACGCCAGCGATTTGGTGGCGTTCATCCGTGCCGAAACCGGTGACGATTTCCACATCGAGGTGGCGGCCTACCCCGAAATCCACCCGCAAGCCAAGTCCCCCGATGCCGACTTGCAGGCCTTTGCCACCAAAGTGAAAGCCGGTGCCAACTCGGCCATCACGCAATACTTCTACAACAGCGATGCGTATTTCCGCTTTGTGGACGATGCCTACAAGCTGGGCGTGGATGTGCCCATCGTGCCGGGCATCATGCCGATCACCAGTTCGTCTCAGTTGCTGCGTTTTTCAGACGCTTGCGGTGCCGAAATTCCGCGCTGGATCAGGCTGCGTCTTCAGGGCTATGGCGATGATGTGGAGTCGATCAAGGCCTTTGGTTTGGATGTGGTCAGTGATTTGTGCCAGCAACTCGTCAATGGCGGCGTGCCAGCCCTCCATTTCTACACGATGAACCAGAGTGCTGCCACGGCAGAAATCTGCCGTCGGTTCTGAAACACACAGAACTCTGGGACCTTTGCGCTGGCATTGATTCAACACAATTTCAGCTGAAATCCGGTGTTGGCTTGCCGCTGTATTTGACCTTGCTCAAACCATGGCGGGTGGTTTGAATTTCCAATGAAGTCGAGCAAAAAGCTCTTCGTTCATAAGGAAACTCAACATGAAAAAACTCACCATCGCTGCAGCCGTGTTGGTTGCTTGCTCCGCGACTGCCGCCATAGCCCAAGCTTCAGGTGAAGGCCCTTGGGTGGTGCGCGCTCGCGCTGTGCACCTGGACATGGCCAACAAAGATGGCACGGGTCTGGGTCTGTCGGTCAACAACAAGACCATCCCGGAAGTGGACGTCAGTTACTTTTTCACCCCGAACATGGCGGCCGAATTGATGCTGACCGTGCCCCAAAAACAAACGGTCTCGATGGGCGGAACATCGATTGGTACCTTCAAGCATTTGCCACCCAGTTTGCTGCTGCAGTACCACTTTACTGGATTGAATGGTTACAAGCCCTATGTCGGAGCGGGCGTGAACTACACCCGCATCACCCGGGTCAATTTGCTCGGCGGAGGGGCTGACCTAGAAGACGACAGCTGGGGTGGTGCGCTGCAGGTTGGCATGGATTTACCTTTGGATAAAAACTGGTCCTTGAACTTCGATGTCAAAAAGCTTTATATCCGCTCCAATGTCTTTGTCGGCGGCGTCAATCAGGGCACTTTGAAGCTGGACCCTGTCTTGGTGGGGGTGGGTTTGGGTTACCGCTACTGACGGGGTTGAGTCAAGTCAAACGCCCTGCAGTGCAGGGCGTTTTCAAGGCGGGCCTCACGCTGAGTTTCAGCGTTCATCGAAACTGATCACCACGCGCTCGCTGGTTGGGCGGGCTTGGCAAGACAGGACGAAACCTTGTTCCACTTCGGGTTTTTCGAGGGTGAAGTTTTTCTCCATCTCGGTCGTGCCTTCCATCACCTTGCAGCGGCAGGTGCAGCAAACTCCGGCTTTGCAAGAGTAGGGCAGGTCCAGACCCAGTGACAAGGCGATGTCGAGGATCTTTTCGTTGCGGTTCATCGGCATGTTGTACGGCTTGCCGTCCAGCACCACGGTGAGTTGCACTTCGCCTTGCGCACGTGTGGCGGGGTGACCCAGCACGGCTTTGGCGCGGGCGTCGGGGGGCAGCGCATCGAGTGTGGGCGAGCTGAAGCGTTCTGTGCGGATGCGTTCGGCTTTCACGCCGGCGGTCAGCAGCGCTTGCTCCGTGGCTTCGATCATGGCCTCGGGGCCGCACACGAACACCTCGTCCATGCTGCCCACGGGCAGGAAGGCGTCGATGATGGCCTGCACTTTCGCGCCGTCAATGCGACCTTCGAGCAAGGGCACTTCCTGCGCTTGGCGCGAGAGGATATGGATCAGCGTGAGCCGGTCCGGGTAGCGGTCTTTCAGGTCTTGCAGCGCTTCGTTGAACATCACGCTGTCCATGCGGCGGTTGCCGTAGACCAGGGTGAATTTGCTCTCGGGCTGGTCTTCCAGGGTGCTGGCCAAAATGGACAGGATGGGCGTGATGCCCGAGCCTGCGGCAAAGCCCACGCGGTGGATGGCGCGGGGGCGCTGCACCACAAAGCGGCCATCGGGCGGCATCACGCGCAGTGTGTCGCCCGCCTTGAGTTGGGTGGCGGCCCAGTTGGAGAACACCCCACCTTCCACGGGTCGGATGCCCACCTCGAGAACGCCTTGCTTTTGCAGTTGGCTGTGTGCCGAGCTGATGGAGTAGCTGCGGCGCACGTCGGTGCCATCGATGTCGGCACGCAAGGTCAGGAACTGGCCAGGCTGGAAGTCGAAGCTGCTGCGCAGATCGGCAGGCACGTTCAGCGTGATCGCCACAGCACCGGCTGCTTCTGGGCTGATGCGTGCGATGGGGAGGTCATGAAATCGGGGGGCTGCGGACATGGCTTGAGGCTCTGGGACTGGGTGGCGCGAGGCGACTCAGTAGGGTTTGAAGTAATCAAAGGGCTCCATGCAGGCCAGGCACCGGTAAAGGGCCTTGCAGGCGGTCGAGCCGAAATGGGAGGTTTCGGTGGTGTTGGCCGAGCCGCATTGCGGGCAGTTCACCACCTCGGGCTTGGCCCCGCGCGCCGCAAACTGCACCACGCTGGCTGCCCCTGTGGTGGGGCTTGCGCAGGCGTGCGGCGGGGCAATGCCGTAAGCGCGCAGCTTGTCTTTGGCCGCTTCGCTCATCCAGTCGGTGGTCCAGGCCGGCGCCAGTTGGGTGACCACACGGCCTTGCAGGCCGTTGGCCAACAACAGGGCTTTCACATCGTCTTCGATCTGGCCCATGGCAGGGCAGCCGCTGTAAGTGGGCGTGATGACCACGTCCAGTCCCGTTTCTCCTGCGCGCACGTCGCGCAAAATGCCCAGCTCGCGCAAGCTGACCACCGGAATTTCCGGGTCGGTCAAGCTGTCGAGCAGATGCCAGGCGCGGGCCACATCGGTGGCGCTGGGCTGCGAAGTGAGGGCGGACATGGCTTGGCGTTACCAGGTGGCTTGCGGGTGGGCGCGGGCCAAGCTTTGCATTTCAGCCAAGACGAAACCCAGGTGTTCGGAGTGGATGCCTTGTTTGCCTGTGGGCACAAAGCCGCCATCGACCGGGCGCTGGAGGGTGGCCTCGCGCAGTGCCTCGTCCACGATCTGGTTCCAGTCGGTTTGCAATGCCGCCATGTCGATCCCCGTGCCGTTGGCCAGCGCGGCGGTTTCATGGGGGCTGCTGGCCCAAAATTCCTGGGTGTAGGGCAGCAACTGGTCCAGCGCCGCTTGCGCTTTGGCGTGGGACTCGTCGGTGCCATCACCCAGACGCACCAACCAGTCGCGCGAATGGCGCAGGTGGTAGCGCACTTCCTTGAGCGACTTGGCGGCAATCGCGGCCAACTGAGCGTCTTGGGAGTTTTGCAGCTGGTCCCAGACCAACACCATCAGGCTGCTGTACAAGAAGTTGCGCGCCATGGTCATGGCGAAATCACGATCGCCTTGGGCGGTGGCCGACATCAAAGGCAGGTGCGGCAATTCGCACAGGGTGTAGTTTTTGAAGTCGGGCACGTCGCGGAAATACGCCAGCGTGTCTTCGGTGGCGTCGCCGCCTTGCAGCTCGGCCGCGTGTTGGTAAAGCATGCGGGCCTGGCCCACCAGGTCCAGGCTGTTGTTGGACAACGCGATGTCTTCTTCGAGGATGGGGCCGTGTCCACACCATTCGGCGTTGCGCTGACCGAGGATCAGCGCGTTGTCGGCCAAGTGCAGCAGGTAATCGATGGGGGCGTTCATGGGGACACTCATGGTTGTGCTCACATGTGTCCCACTTCTTCAGGGATCTCGTAGAAGGTGGGATGGCGGTACACCTTGTCGCTGGCCGGGTCGAAAAATTCAGGCTTGTCGTTGGGCTCGCTGGCCGAGATGCTGGCCGAAGGCACCACCCAGATGCTCACGCCTTCTTGGCGGCGGGTGTAGACGTCCCGGGCCATTTGCAAAGCGTGTTCCGAATCCGAGGCGTGCAAGCTGCCGCAATGCTTGTGCTCCAGACCCTGCTTGGAGCGGACGAAAACCTCCCACAGAGGCCATTCTTTCAGCGCCGGTGTGCTCATGCTGCTTCCTTCATCTGACGTTGCTGTTGTTTCTTGGCGTGGGCCAGGGCCGCTTCGCGCACCCAAGCGCCGTCGTTCCAGGCCTTGACGCGGGCACCCAGGCGCTCCTTGTTGCAGGGGCCGTTGCCGTTCACGGTGGCCCAGAACTCGTCCCAGTCAATCTGGCCGTAGTCGTGCTGACCCCGCGCTTCGTTCCATTTCAGGTCCGGGTCTGGCAGGGTCACGCCCAGCACCTTGGCTTGGGGGACGGTGGCATCCACGAATTTTTGGCGCAGGTCGTCGTTGCTGATGCGCTTGATGCCCCAGCGCATGCCTTGCGCGCTGTTGGGGCTGTCGGCGTCAGGCGGACCGAACATGGCCAAGCATTTCCACCACCAGCGGTTCACCGCGTCTTGCACCATGGCTTTTTGTTCGGCGGTGCCTTGCATCATCACCAGGAGGGCTTCGTAGCCTTGGCGCTGGTGGAAGGATTCCTCCTTGCACACACGCACCATGGCGCGGGCGTAGGGGCCGTATGAGCAGCGGCAAAGGGGCACCTGGTTCATGATGGCTGCGCCATCGACCAGCCAGCCGACCACGCCCACATCGGCCCAGTTGAGCGTGGGGTAGTTGAAGATGGAGCTGTATTTCGCCTTGCCGGTGTGCAGCGCGTCCAGCATTTGGTCGCGGCTGGTGCCCAGCGTTTCGGCGGCGCTGTACAGGTACAGGCCGTGGCCGGCTTCGTCTTGCACTTTGGCGATCAAAATCGTTTTGCGCTTCAGGCTGGGGGCGCGGCTGATCCAGTTGCCTTCAGGCAACATGCCCACGATTTCGCTGTGCGCGTGCTGGCTGATCTGGCGCACCAAGGTTTTGCGGTAGGCCTCGGGCATCCACTCGCGCGGCTCGATGCGGCCATCGGCATCGATGCGGGCGTCAAACGCGGCTTGCAGTGCGGCGTTTTGTGCGCTCAGGGCTTGGGGGACGGCCTTCAGACCGGCCGACTTGGCGTCATCGGATGCGTCCGGGACGCTGAAAGATTGCGTGTACATAGGCTTCTCCTGCGCCAAACAGGATGGAATGATCGCGGCGCGGGTGCCAGTATACCCATTAACCGACCGTGCGGTCGGTTAATCTCAGCCCCCTGCGCTCAGGTCTTTCCCTGATCCCTGTGTTTTTCACAGGAAACGCCGGCTTCAGCACGCCCATGTCCAAGACCATTCAGGAGGATTCAACGGCCCAGTTTTTCCCCGATCCCCGCGCCAAGGCGGGGCCGACGACATCCAGCGCCTGGCGGATCTGGTCTTTCAGGGTGAAGGGCGGGTTGATGACGAACATGCCGCTGGCCACCAAGCCGCCTTCGTCACCTGGGCCACGACCGATCGCCAGCGTGGCGTTGAGCCAGGGCTTTTGGGACTGGTTGGCCAAGGTGCGCAAGCGTTTGGGCAGGTCGTGCGCCTCAGGGCGCGGGATGATCGGGTACCAGACCAGGTAGGTGCCCGTCGAAAAGCGCTTGAGGTATTCTTGGATGACGTTGGCGACTTTGCTGTAATCCGACTTGATCTCGTAGCTGGGATCGATCAAAACCATGGCCCTCTTGGAGCCGGTGGCCGAGGGCGGTGGGGGGAGCAGCTTTTTGAGGGCCTCAAAGCCGTCTTCGCGGCTGACGGTGACCGTGCGTCCGGCTTCGAGCTGGGCGATGTTGGACATCAGCGCTTTGCTGTCGGTGGGGTGCAACTCGAACAAGCGCAAGCGGTCGCGCGATTCGTGGCGCATCAGGCGGTGCATCAAAAAGGGTGAGCCCGGGTAGATTTTGGCCTGACCGTTGGGGTTGAAGCTGGCGATCTGTTCCAGATAGTCCTGCACGGGCTCGGGCAGGTTGTCCAGCTTTTCGGCAGCGCCCAGCAGTTTGAACAGGCCATCCTCGGCTTCGGCCCCTTTTTGAGAGTAATCGCCATCCAGGCGGTACAAGCCGGCCCCGGCATGGGTGTCAATCAGGGTGATGCCGGCCTCTTTTTGCATGAGGTGGCGCAGGGTGGCGAGCAAGGTGATGTGTTTGAGCACATCGGCATGGTTGCCTGCGTGGAAAGCGTGTCGGTAACTGAACATCCGTCGATGGTAACCAATAACTTCTGCATGTCCTTGATTTTTCGTATAATGGCAGGCTTCGCAGCGATTTTGTGGCCCCGCGGCGAAGACGCCCATACCCGAAAAGGTACAAGCAAGCTCCCACCTAAGAGGTTCCCAACAGAGGAACACCGACCGTGGAAAAGGGCCCGACAAACCTTTCTTCAAAGAGAAAACTCATGACAACAACTTTCAGCGCCAAACCCGCTGAGGTCGTGCACGAGTGGTTTGTGATTGACGCGACCGACAAGGTCCTCGGACGAGTAGCCAGCGAAGTTGCTCTCCGTTTGCGCGGCAAACACAAGGCCATTTACACGCCTCACGTCGACACCGGTGACTTCATCGTCATCATCAATGCTGCCCAGCTCAAAGTGACGGGCACCAAGACCATCGACAAAGTGTATTACCGTCACTCGGGCTATCCCGGCGGTATCACTGCAACCAACTTCCGCGACATGCAAGCCAAGCACCCCGGCCGCGCACTCGAGAAGGCTGTCAAGGGCATGCTGCCCAAGGGCCCACTCGGTTACGCCATGATCAAGAAACTCAAGGTGTATGGCGGCGCAGAGCACCCACACACCGCCCAACAGCCTAAAGTGCTGGACATCTAAGGAGCCTTGAGATGATTGGTGAATGGAACAATGGCACAGGCCGTCGCAAATCCAGCGTCGCCCGCGTGTTTCTGAAAAAAGGCACTGGCAAGATCACGGTCAACGGCAAGGACATCCAAGCCTACTTCGGCCGCGAGACTTCGATCATGATCGCCAAGCAACCCCTCATGTTGACCAACCATGCCGAAACTTTCGACATCATGATCAACGTGCACGGCGGTGGCGAATCCGGTCAAGCCGGCGCATCGCGCCACGGCATCACCCGCGCCCTGATTGACTACGATGCTTCGCTCAAGCCTATGCTGAGCCAAGCTGGTTTCGTCACCCGCGACGCCCGTGAAGTCGAACGTAAAAAGGTTGGCTTGCACTCCGCTCGTCGCCGCAAGCAGTTCTCCAAGCGTTAATCCGCTTCGCCTGTTTGGTCAAAAAGCCGCTTCGGTTCGCCGCAGCGGCTTTTTGTTTGGGCGCTTAAGGTTTGAAAAGCCCATGAGCCCAGTAGCGTTACTGGGCAGGCTTGGCGGTAATTCCCGACCAGCGCGCTATACTATTTGGCATTGAACCGGAGAAACACCATGAGCGCTGTTGCTGAAAATATCCAGACCGAAATGCCTGAACCGATTGTCTTCACCGACAGCGCGGCCGCCAAGGTGGCCGACCTGATTGCCGAAGAGGGCAATCCTGAACTGAAGCTGCGCGTGTTTGTCCAAGGTGGTGGCTGCTCAGGCTTCCAGTACGGCTTCACCTTCGATGAAATCACCAACGAAGACGACACCACCATGAGCAAAAATGGCGTGTCCTTGCTCATCGACGCCATGAGCTACCAGTACCTCATTGGTGCAGAGATCGACTACAAGGAAGATTTGCAGGGTGCCCAGTTCGTCATCAAGAACCCGAATGCCACCTCCACCTGTGGTTGCGGCTCGTCTTTCTCGACCTGATGGGCGATATTGGTCAGCTGGGCTGACCTTGAATCAACGGGGGTAGATCGCCCCCAGCACACGGGCGCCTTGGGCGCCCGTGACGCTTGGCAGACTTGACGTTTCGCGTCGCACAGTTTTGAAGGCCAGCCAGGCAAAGGCGGCGGCCTCCACTTGCAAAGGGGGCAAGCCCCTCTGCTCACTGTTGATCACCTGCACAGCTGGCAAATGGTGGGCCAAGCGACGCATCAAATGGCTGTTCAAGGCGCCACCTCCACACACAATCAGCGTCTGTGCGTCGGCCGCATGGTCCACAACATCCTTGGCGCAAGCCAGTGCCGTGAATTCGGTCAGTGTGGCCTGAACGTCTTGAGCAGCCAGCAACGCCTTGGGCAAGCGTGCCTGCAACCAAGTCGGGTTGAACAGGTCACGCCCTGTACTTTTTGGGGGGGCCCGGTGCAAAAAGCCCTCGTTCATCAAGTCTTCCAACAATCCTGGCAAAACACGGCCCTCGGCTGCCCAGGCACCACCGCGGTCAAATGCGGCCCCTGTGTGCGTGGCGCACCAATGGTCCATGAGCGCGTTGCCCGGCCCGCAGTCCCAGCCGAGGACGTCACCCCTTGGCCGAAGCACACTGAGGTTGGAGATGCCGCCGATGTTGAGCACGGCCACTGTCGTATCCGTGCGCCCGAAGACGCCTTGGTGAAAAGCGGGTACCAGCGGTGCGCCTTGTCCGCCTGCCGCCAGATCACGGCTGCGAAAGTCGGCGACCACGTCGATGCGGGTCAGCTCAGCGAGCAGGGACGGGTTGATCAGCTGCAGTGTGTAGCCCACAGCCTCAATGCCGCTGGCAGCATTGCCATCGAACTCCAGTGGGCGATGGCGCACGGTTTGCCCATGCGCCCCTACGGCAGCGATGTCCTTGGCCTGCAAGCCGCTTTGTTGCAACAAAGCGTGAACCACTCCGGCGTAGAGGCGGGCAATTTGGTTGCCCGCCAAAGCGCTGCGGTGCAGTTCATCCGGTCCACTCTGATTCAGAGCCAGGAGCTCGGTTTTGAAGGGGCTCTCGAAAGCCAAAAAGGCATGCGCCTGAACTTCCACATGACCCTGTGCGTTGATCTGGGCCAGCACGCCATCGACGCCATCCAAGGATGTGCCGGACATCAGGCCAATGAAATGATCAATCGTTTGCATGGGTGTCAATGGTGCACGGTGGTCCAAGTACCCCTTTGGCGGTCAAAGCGTCTTCAGGGATGGCCAGAAAAAAGGGCCTTGCGGCCCTTGGAGATCACTGTGCGGTCACTTCCCGCATTTGTGCGGCAGCCAAAAGCTGTGTTCTGGCCTGCTCGGCCACCAATTTGAACCGCGCCATGGCAGCGGGGCTCAGCGGCACGCTTTGGGCTTGCTGAATCACTTTTTGTGGGTCAACGTGGGTGCCATTCACGCGAAATTCGAAGTGCAGGTGAGGGCCCGTAGACCACCCTGTAGAACCAACGGCACCAATGGTCTGACCTTTTTGAACGGTCTGTCCCTTGCGCACCTGGATGCGGCTGAGGTGGGCATAAACGGTGGAGTGGTTGTTGCCATGGCGAACAATGACCATGTTGCCATAGCCACCCTGAACGCCTGCGAATTCGACCACACCGTCACCCACAGTCTGAGCAGGAGTGCCCGTTGGGGCTGCGTAATCTACGCCCAAGTGGGCTTTCATGGTTTGAAAGATCGGGTGCAGGCGCATGGCAAAACCACTGGTCTTGCGTGAGAAGGCCACAGGCGACGCCAAGTAGGTTCGGCTCAGGCTTTTGCCGTCCATGCTGTAGTAATTGCCTTTTTGACCTGGTTCCTGATGCCACACGGCTTCATAAGTCTTGTTGCCGTTGTTGAATTCGGCGGTCAATACGCGACCGGTACGCACCGGCTCCCCGTCGGCCTCCAGCACCTCGTAGACGACAGAAAACCGAGCGCCTTTGCGCAAAGTGCGGTGAAAGTCGATCTGGTTGGAAAAAATCTGGGTCAATTGGCTGATGACGGCATCTGGCAAACGGGCCTCGTCTGCAGCGTCATACAGGGAGCTGGACACTGTACCGCCGGTCATGCGCAGGCTGGTGTTCATGGGGGATGTTTCCAGCGCGGCCTGCAGGCCATCGGCCGTGCGTTTGATGGCCAGCCGTTGGAAAAAGGTGTCGGTCTCGTTGTTGAGCCAGCGGACATTGAGCTTGATCAGGCGCTGTTGGCCATCGGCTTCGGCCACCACGGAGCGACCCGCTTGCTTCAGCGCTTGTTTGGCCAAGGGGTTCTTGCGCAAATAAGCGGCAGCCTCCGGGTCAACCAGCCCCAAACGGCGCAGCAAACTCTCAGGCGTGTCAGAGGCGCGCGTGCTGTCTGTGCGCAACAGGCTCAACTGGATCAGGTCGAGCGCTTGGGCTTGCTCTTGCAGTTTGGCGATTTTTACAGGGACGGTGACCGTGACCACAGGCTGTTCGGCGATGTCAGGCCCCAGGTTGGCGATGGCAAAGGCACCGCCGCCGCCAGCCAGCAAAACAGAGGCCAATGTGGCGCTGATGGTTTTGGGGTGACGGGCCAGCCATTGAGCGAAAGCCTGCAACCCATTGACCAATTGGGGATGTTGGCCATCCAGCCAGTTCAACGTGCGCTGAACGACCACGAGCACCGCACCCAGCACGGCGGTGCAAAGGAACAGGAAGCCAACCAACAAAGAGACCAGTCGAGACTGGATGGAAGCGAGAAATTGCATCAATTCAGGGGAGTTTCGCGCCGCCTTTCGTTGAAGCGATAGGAAGGCACGATCTGCAAAGTCAGGCCGCCCCTAAAATGGGCGACTTGAGGATATTGGGCCATTGTACTGGTCTATACCCATTTGACTTTAGAAAAAACCCTTATGAATCAAGCGCCTGTTACAAAATTTCCGGTCACGGACAAGACCCTGAACGCCATGGAGGTCACCTTGCGGGGGAGTGAGGAGCTGATTCCCAAGGAGGACTGGCTGCAAAAACTGGCCAAATCCGAGGCCACAGGGGTGCCTTTGCGCATCAAACTGGGCTTGGACCCGACGGCGCCCGACATCCACATCGGCCACACCGTGGTGCTCAATAAAATGCGCCAGCTGCAGGATCTGGGTCACCAAGTGATCTTTTTGATCGGCGACTTCACCAGCCTGATCGGGGACCCGTCGGGCCGCAACAGCACCCGCCCACCGCTGACGCCCGAGCAGATCAAGGCCAACGCCGAAACTTATTACAAGCAAGCCAGTTTGGTGCTGGACCCCTCTAAAACAGAGATTCGCTACAACAGTGAGTGGTCACTACCATTGGGCTCCATGGGCATGATTCAGCTGGCCGCCAAGTACACCGTGGCGCGCATGATGGAACGCAATGACTTCCATGACCGCTTCAAGGCCGGCACACCGATTTCGGTGCACGAGTTCCTGTACCCGCTCATGCAGGGCTATGACTCGGTCGCGCTCAAGAGTGACTTGGAGCTCGGCGGCACGGACCAGAAGTTCAACCTGTTGATGGGCCGTCACTTGCAGGCCGAATACGGCCAAGAGCCGCAGTGCATCCTGACCATGCCGCTGCTCGAGGGCCTGGACGGGGTGGACAAGATGTCCAAGTCCAAGAACAACTATATTGGCATTGCCGAAGAACCCAACACCATGTTTGCCAAGGTGCTCAGCATTTCGGACACCTTGATGTGGCGCTGGTACACCCTGCTGTCCTTCAAGTCGATGGCCGAGATCGAGGCGCTGAAAAAAGAAGTCGAAGGCGGACGCAACCCCAAGGACGCCAAGGTCATGCTGGCCAAGGAAATTACGGCACGGTTTCACAGCGCAGCCGCTGCCGATGTGGCCGAGC from the Limnohabitans sp. 2KL-27 genome contains:
- a CDS encoding TlyA family RNA methyltransferase, producing MRIDQLLVERGLAASRSQAQRLIAGGVKWQQPDGVWRTVVKNRDEVPESAALELLDDAESRYVSRGGLKLEGALQATGVRVDGLRCLDVGQSTGGFTDCLLQHGAAEVVGIDVGHAQVHPRIMGDERVVCIEGVNARELEPGDERIPEALEGFDLVVGDVSFISLTLVLPGVVHLLKPTGQLLMLVKPQFELQPGQVGKGGIVKDDTHFPFIENRVRTALTELGMKVTAWLDSPIAGGDGNHEFFVQACWPDPEAVLPAREATRIAHEADRAAKAYAKANDD
- the metF gene encoding methylenetetrahydrofolate reductase [NAD(P)H]; its protein translation is MSGLKLPISLEFFPPKTPEGADKLRGVREKLYALKPEFCSVTYGAGGSTQEGTFSTVSAILSEGVAAASHFSCIGATKSSVREELATLKAMGVKRLVALRGDLPSGYGAGGEFHYASDLVAFIRAETGDDFHIEVAAYPEIHPQAKSPDADLQAFATKVKAGANSAITQYFYNSDAYFRFVDDAYKLGVDVPIVPGIMPITSSSQLLRFSDACGAEIPRWIRLRLQGYGDDVESIKAFGLDVVSDLCQQLVNGGVPALHFYTMNQSAATAEICRRF
- a CDS encoding OmpW family protein; its protein translation is MKKLTIAAAVLVACSATAAIAQASGEGPWVVRARAVHLDMANKDGTGLGLSVNNKTIPEVDVSYFFTPNMAAELMLTVPQKQTVSMGGTSIGTFKHLPPSLLLQYHFTGLNGYKPYVGAGVNYTRITRVNLLGGGADLEDDSWGGALQVGMDLPLDKNWSLNFDVKKLYIRSNVFVGGVNQGTLKLDPVLVGVGLGYRY
- a CDS encoding 2Fe-2S iron-sulfur cluster-binding protein, which gives rise to MSAAPRFHDLPIARISPEAAGAVAITLNVPADLRSSFDFQPGQFLTLRADIDGTDVRRSYSISSAHSQLQKQGVLEVGIRPVEGGVFSNWAATQLKAGDTLRVMPPDGRFVVQRPRAIHRVGFAAGSGITPILSILASTLEDQPESKFTLVYGNRRMDSVMFNEALQDLKDRYPDRLTLIHILSRQAQEVPLLEGRIDGAKVQAIIDAFLPVGSMDEVFVCGPEAMIEATEQALLTAGVKAERIRTERFSSPTLDALPPDARAKAVLGHPATRAQGEVQLTVVLDGKPYNMPMNRNEKILDIALSLGLDLPYSCKAGVCCTCRCKVMEGTTEMEKNFTLEKPEVEQGFVLSCQARPTSERVVISFDER
- the paaD gene encoding 1,2-phenylacetyl-CoA epoxidase subunit PaaD — encoded protein: MSALTSQPSATDVARAWHLLDSLTDPEIPVVSLRELGILRDVRAGETGLDVVITPTYSGCPAMGQIEDDVKALLLANGLQGRVVTQLAPAWTTDWMSEAAKDKLRAYGIAPPHACASPTTGAASVVQFAARGAKPEVVNCPQCGSANTTETSHFGSTACKALYRCLACMEPFDYFKPY
- the paaC gene encoding 1,2-phenylacetyl-CoA epoxidase subunit PaaC; protein product: MNAPIDYLLHLADNALILGQRNAEWCGHGPILEEDIALSNNSLDLVGQARMLYQHAAELQGGDATEDTLAYFRDVPDFKNYTLCELPHLPLMSATAQGDRDFAMTMARNFLYSSLMVLVWDQLQNSQDAQLAAIAAKSLKEVRYHLRHSRDWLVRLGDGTDESHAKAQAALDQLLPYTQEFWASSPHETAALANGTGIDMAALQTDWNQIVDEALREATLQRPVDGGFVPTGKQGIHSEHLGFVLAEMQSLARAHPQATW
- the paaB gene encoding 1,2-phenylacetyl-CoA epoxidase subunit PaaB, producing the protein MSTPALKEWPLWEVFVRSKQGLEHKHCGSLHASDSEHALQMARDVYTRRQEGVSIWVVPSASISASEPNDKPEFFDPASDKVYRHPTFYEIPEEVGHM
- the paaA gene encoding 1,2-phenylacetyl-CoA epoxidase subunit PaaA encodes the protein MYTQSFSVPDASDDAKSAGLKAVPQALSAQNAALQAAFDARIDADGRIEPREWMPEAYRKTLVRQISQHAHSEIVGMLPEGNWISRAPSLKRKTILIAKVQDEAGHGLYLYSAAETLGTSRDQMLDALHTGKAKYSSIFNYPTLNWADVGVVGWLVDGAAIMNQVPLCRCSYGPYARAMVRVCKEESFHQRQGYEALLVMMQGTAEQKAMVQDAVNRWWWKCLAMFGPPDADSPNSAQGMRWGIKRISNDDLRQKFVDATVPQAKVLGVTLPDPDLKWNEARGQHDYGQIDWDEFWATVNGNGPCNKERLGARVKAWNDGAWVREAALAHAKKQQQRQMKEAA